One stretch of Pseudoramibacter sp. DNA includes these proteins:
- a CDS encoding chromate transporter, whose amino-acid sequence MKKTAESKSATKADKGRFFRCMFKIGVIGFGGGTALIPVIEEEVTKDNHFVSKEAYDKDVVAAAITPGALPVEIAAGLGKEVGGLSGMLSAALLMALPGCLFTFIILAVLSGVNRMVLTITDCLSIGITAFICTLLIAYVTSTYRDAAADGKRGSRIAAIAVIAGVFVLTCGKNLFKILNLPGSPLFTLDTLSVLGLAFFGIFFTRGRRDVRKIAVACAVGLAFIFTKGRLHHIFGFVMAALGAWGLVPEVKRARSEIEEPKTIFHKWLKEMAVWGGLILTALILTLIVTGKNPVFVLKGLLSSLMSFGGGDAYLSVAEGLFVQTGTISAGHFYGNLIPVSNLLPGSILCKVLSGTGYYVGYGVRHSLFDAGLLWFAGFLVAVAGSGFTFGTVRLIYESLSELDVFQCLSKWIRPIVAGLLLNICLSLISQNLSTGVTLGISSGAAAAITAGILTINLAMLYRRKAKSGVMIVFSAVASMLTAGSLVLL is encoded by the coding sequence ATGAAAAAGACTGCCGAATCAAAATCAGCCACAAAAGCGGATAAAGGGCGCTTTTTCAGGTGTATGTTTAAAATCGGCGTCATCGGTTTCGGCGGCGGGACGGCGCTCATCCCGGTCATCGAAGAAGAAGTGACGAAGGACAACCACTTCGTGTCCAAAGAAGCCTACGACAAGGACGTGGTTGCGGCGGCGATCACCCCCGGCGCCCTGCCGGTCGAAATCGCCGCGGGCCTCGGCAAGGAAGTGGGAGGATTGTCCGGGATGCTCTCGGCGGCGCTGCTCATGGCCCTGCCCGGGTGCCTGTTCACCTTCATCATCCTCGCGGTGCTGTCTGGCGTCAACCGGATGGTGCTCACGATCACGGACTGCCTGTCCATCGGCATCACTGCCTTCATCTGCACCTTGCTCATCGCCTACGTCACCTCGACCTACCGGGACGCGGCGGCGGACGGGAAGCGGGGGAGCCGGATCGCGGCCATCGCCGTGATCGCCGGGGTCTTCGTCCTCACCTGCGGGAAGAACCTCTTCAAGATTTTAAACCTTCCGGGCAGTCCGCTGTTCACGCTGGATACCTTGTCGGTGCTTGGCCTGGCCTTCTTCGGGATTTTCTTCACCCGGGGACGCCGGGACGTGAGAAAGATCGCCGTGGCCTGCGCCGTGGGGCTGGCCTTTATTTTCACCAAAGGCCGCCTGCACCACATTTTCGGCTTTGTGATGGCGGCCCTCGGGGCCTGGGGACTGGTCCCTGAAGTGAAGCGCGCCCGGAGCGAAATCGAAGAACCGAAGACGATTTTCCACAAATGGCTGAAAGAAATGGCCGTGTGGGGCGGCCTGATTCTCACAGCCCTGATTTTGACCTTGATCGTCACCGGAAAAAATCCCGTCTTCGTCTTGAAGGGCCTGTTGTCCTCTCTGATGTCCTTCGGTGGGGGCGACGCGTATCTGTCCGTCGCAGAAGGGCTGTTTGTCCAGACCGGGACCATCAGCGCCGGCCATTTCTACGGCAATTTAATCCCGGTGTCAAACCTGCTGCCCGGTTCGATTTTGTGCAAGGTCCTGTCCGGCACCGGCTATTACGTCGGCTACGGGGTGCGCCATTCGCTGTTCGATGCGGGGCTCCTCTGGTTCGCAGGCTTTCTCGTCGCCGTGGCCGGCAGCGGCTTCACCTTTGGCACCGTGCGGCTCATCTACGAAAGCCTCTCAGAGCTCGACGTGTTTCAATGCCTGTCCAAGTGGATCCGCCCCATCGTTGCGGGCCTGCTCTTAAACATCTGCCTGTCCTTAATCAGCCAGAACCTCTCTACCGGGGTCACCCTGGGGATATCCTCAGGGGCAGCGGCCGCCATCACCGCGGGCATTCTCACGATTAACCTCGCAATGCTTTACCGCCGCAAGGCCAAATCCGGGGTGATGATCGTGTTTTCAGCCGTGGCCAGCATGCTCACCGCCGGCTCCTTGGTCTTGTTATAA
- a CDS encoding MATE family efflux transporter codes for MHDTEQMGTMPIPKLLTKLAVPAVIAQVVSLLYNIVDRIYIGHIPKIGAAALTGAGLFMPLLVFIQACAALACSGGAPMASIALGKKQVSEAEGFLGCSTALILLLSVILTPVFYLFAPGLLTFFGASSKTLPYALTYSRIYILGTVFVMIAVGLNLFISAQGFAKTAMLSTVIGAVINIVLDPIMIFAMHMGVAGAAVATDISQAVSALWILRFLLGRKPPVRLKKQALRLSKDVTAKVLALGVSTFIMMATESLLSICFNHSLARYGGDIAVGAMTIITSLNNLVVLPLQGLMQGGSPIISYNFGAGRGDRVIAAFKAMLLSALVFGLAFWGLSRLAPTVLAGIFTDDGPLIAYTARCMKVYFAVIFTLAFQMTCQNSFVALGQARTSLFLACLRKLILLIPLILILPRVMAARPVFAVFLAEPLSDLTAAAITTAVFFKKIRPILNQSR; via the coding sequence ATGCACGACACCGAACAAATGGGCACGATGCCCATTCCCAAACTGCTCACAAAGCTCGCCGTCCCGGCGGTGATCGCCCAGGTGGTGAGCCTGCTCTACAACATCGTCGACCGGATTTACATCGGCCACATTCCGAAAATCGGCGCCGCGGCCCTCACCGGCGCCGGGCTTTTCATGCCGCTGCTCGTGTTCATCCAGGCCTGCGCGGCGCTGGCCTGCTCCGGGGGCGCGCCCATGGCGTCAATCGCTTTGGGTAAAAAGCAGGTCAGCGAGGCCGAAGGGTTTTTGGGATGCAGCACCGCTTTGATTCTTCTCTTATCTGTGATTTTGACCCCGGTGTTTTATCTTTTCGCCCCGGGACTGCTCACGTTTTTCGGCGCGTCATCGAAGACCTTGCCCTACGCCCTGACCTACAGCCGGATTTATATCCTCGGCACGGTTTTTGTCATGATCGCTGTGGGGCTTAATCTCTTTATCTCCGCCCAGGGCTTTGCGAAAACCGCGATGCTGTCCACGGTCATCGGCGCCGTGATCAATATCGTGTTAGACCCGATCATGATCTTCGCCATGCACATGGGGGTCGCCGGGGCCGCTGTCGCCACTGACATCAGCCAGGCCGTGAGCGCTTTGTGGATTTTGCGCTTCTTACTCGGCCGTAAACCCCCGGTCAGATTAAAAAAACAAGCCTTAAGGCTCAGCAAAGACGTGACGGCCAAAGTCCTCGCCCTCGGGGTGTCCACCTTTATCATGATGGCCACCGAATCGCTGCTGTCCATCTGCTTCAATCACAGCCTCGCCCGGTACGGCGGGGACATCGCCGTCGGCGCCATGACCATCATCACGAGCCTCAACAACCTCGTCGTGCTGCCCCTCCAGGGCCTCATGCAGGGGGGATCGCCGATCATCAGCTACAACTTCGGCGCCGGGCGCGGCGATCGGGTCATCGCCGCCTTCAAGGCGATGCTCCTCTCGGCCCTCGTCTTCGGCCTGGCCTTCTGGGGCCTGAGCCGCCTCGCGCCAACCGTCCTCGCCGGCATCTTCACGGACGACGGCCCCCTGATCGCCTACACCGCTCGGTGCATGAAGGTGTATTTCGCCGTGATTTTCACCTTGGCCTTCCAAATGACCTGCCAGAACAGCTTTGTCGCCCTGGGCCAGGCGAGAACGAGCCTGTTTCTCGCGTGCCTGCGAAAGCTCATCCTTTTGATCCCGCTGATTTTGATTCTGCCCCGGGTGATGGCGGCCCGTCCGGTGTTCGCCGTCTTCCTCGCCGAACCCCTGAGCGACCTCACCGCCGCGGCCATCACCACCGCCGTCTTCTTTAAAAAGATCCGTCCGATTTTAAATCAAAGCCGATAA